One [Clostridium] saccharolyticum WM1 DNA segment encodes these proteins:
- the carB gene encoding carbamoyl-phosphate synthase large subunit yields MPKNQDIKKVLVLGSGPIVIGQAAEFDYAGTQACRSLKEEGIEVVLLNSNPATIMTDKDIADKVYIEPLTVEVVEQLILKERPDSVLPTLGGQAGLNLAMELEDRGFLKEHKVRLIGTTALTIKKAEDRELFKETMEKIGEPVAPSDIVEHVEDGLKVAEKIGYPVVLRPAYTLGGSGGGIAENPVQCREILENGLRLSRVGQVLVERCIAGWKEIEYEVMRDGAGNVITVCNMENIDPVGVHTGDSIVVAPSQTLGDKEYQMLRTSALKIISELGITGGCNVQYALHPESFEYCVIEVNPRVSRSSALASKATGYPIAKVAAKIALGYTLDEIKNAVTKKTYASFEPMLDYCVVKMPRLPFDKFLSAKRSLGTQMKATGEVMSICTNFEGGLMKAIRSLEQHVDSLMSYDFSGLTDELLAETLHLVDDRRIWVIAEALRRGFSYETIHDITKIDVWFIDKLAILVEMEEALKKGPLTLDLLKEAKRLEFPDTVISSLTKIPGEEIHRMRKENGIVAAFKMVDTCAAEFAAETPYYYSCFGSENEAVNTRGRKKVLVLGSGPIRIGQGIEFDFCSVHSTWTFRREGYETIIVNNNPETVSTDFDIADKLYFEPLTPEDVESIVDMERPDGAVVQFGGQTAIKLTQALMKMGIPILGTAAEDVDAAEDRELFDKILEECRIPRPAGQTVFTAEEAKKAAGELGYPVLVRPSYVLGGQGMQIAISDQDIDEFMGIINQIAQEHPILVDKYIPGKEIEVDAVCDGEDILIPGIMEHMERAGVHSGDSISIYPAQSISEAVKEKLVEYTKRLSRALHVKGMINIQFIVSGEEVYVIEVNPRSSRTVPYISKVTGVPIVPLATRVICGHSIRELGHEPGLLPDADYIAVKMPVFSFEKIRGADVSLGPEMKSTGECLGIAKTFNEALYKAFAGAGIKLPRHKNMIITVKDSDKEEMIDIAGRFQAQGYKIFSTSGTAKVLNEHGIKAFMVRKLEQESPNLLDLILGHEIDLVIDTPTQGADRSRDGFVIRRNAVETGVTVLTSLDTAAALVTSMENRAKELTLIDIASISI; encoded by the coding sequence ATGCCGAAGAATCAGGATATTAAAAAGGTGCTCGTGCTTGGCTCCGGTCCTATCGTTATCGGCCAGGCAGCGGAATTTGACTATGCCGGTACTCAGGCCTGCCGTTCCTTAAAAGAAGAAGGAATCGAAGTAGTTCTGCTAAACTCCAATCCGGCGACCATCATGACGGATAAGGATATTGCAGATAAGGTTTACATTGAACCACTGACCGTAGAGGTGGTGGAACAGCTGATCTTAAAGGAACGGCCAGACAGCGTCCTGCCTACCCTTGGAGGTCAGGCAGGGTTAAACCTTGCCATGGAGCTGGAGGATCGGGGATTCTTAAAGGAGCACAAGGTGCGCCTGATCGGAACCACAGCCCTTACCATTAAAAAAGCAGAGGACCGGGAGCTGTTTAAAGAGACGATGGAAAAAATCGGCGAGCCGGTGGCACCCTCTGATATTGTGGAGCATGTGGAGGATGGCCTGAAAGTTGCGGAAAAGATCGGATATCCGGTGGTGCTCCGTCCTGCCTATACCCTGGGAGGTTCCGGAGGCGGTATTGCCGAAAATCCGGTACAGTGCCGTGAGATCCTGGAAAACGGACTTCGTTTGTCCCGGGTGGGACAGGTTCTTGTGGAACGCTGCATTGCAGGGTGGAAGGAAATCGAATACGAGGTGATGCGGGACGGCGCAGGCAATGTGATCACTGTGTGCAACATGGAAAATATCGATCCCGTGGGCGTGCATACCGGAGACAGCATTGTGGTTGCTCCCTCCCAGACCCTGGGGGATAAAGAATACCAGATGCTGCGCACCTCAGCATTAAAGATCATCAGTGAGCTGGGAATCACCGGAGGCTGCAACGTACAGTATGCCCTTCATCCGGAAAGCTTTGAATACTGTGTGATCGAGGTAAATCCCCGTGTCAGCCGATCCTCCGCTCTGGCCTCCAAGGCTACCGGCTATCCCATTGCAAAGGTTGCTGCAAAAATTGCTCTGGGCTATACCCTGGATGAAATAAAAAATGCGGTGACAAAGAAGACCTATGCCAGCTTTGAACCAATGCTGGATTACTGTGTGGTCAAGATGCCCCGCCTTCCCTTTGACAAATTCTTAAGCGCAAAGAGAAGCCTGGGAACCCAGATGAAGGCGACAGGCGAGGTCATGAGCATTTGTACCAATTTTGAAGGCGGCCTTATGAAGGCCATCCGTTCCCTGGAACAGCATGTGGACAGCCTTATGTCCTACGATTTTTCAGGACTTACGGATGAATTACTGGCTGAAACCCTACACCTTGTAGATGACAGAAGGATATGGGTCATAGCTGAGGCCTTAAGAAGAGGCTTTTCCTATGAAACCATCCATGATATTACAAAAATAGATGTGTGGTTCATTGATAAGCTGGCCATTCTTGTGGAAATGGAAGAAGCCCTTAAGAAAGGTCCTTTGACTCTGGATCTTCTGAAGGAGGCAAAAAGGCTGGAATTTCCGGATACGGTCATTTCCAGTCTGACTAAAATTCCGGGGGAGGAGATTCACCGGATGAGAAAGGAGAACGGCATTGTAGCTGCGTTTAAAATGGTAGATACCTGTGCCGCTGAATTCGCCGCCGAAACCCCTTACTATTATTCCTGCTTTGGAAGTGAGAATGAAGCGGTAAACACCCGGGGGAGAAAAAAGGTACTGGTTCTTGGCTCCGGCCCTATCCGTATCGGACAGGGGATCGAATTCGACTTCTGCTCGGTCCACAGTACATGGACCTTCCGCAGGGAAGGATATGAAACCATCATTGTTAATAACAACCCTGAGACAGTAAGCACGGACTTTGATATCGCTGATAAGCTATATTTTGAGCCTCTTACCCCAGAGGATGTGGAAAGCATCGTTGATATGGAAAGGCCAGACGGGGCGGTGGTCCAGTTCGGCGGACAGACGGCTATTAAGCTGACACAAGCGCTGATGAAAATGGGGATTCCTATTCTTGGAACTGCGGCAGAGGATGTGGATGCGGCAGAGGACCGGGAATTGTTTGATAAGATCCTGGAGGAATGCAGGATCCCAAGACCTGCAGGACAAACGGTATTTACAGCGGAGGAGGCCAAGAAGGCAGCAGGAGAGCTGGGATACCCGGTACTGGTAAGACCCTCGTATGTTCTGGGAGGACAGGGCATGCAGATTGCCATTTCTGACCAGGATATTGATGAATTTATGGGAATTATCAACCAGATCGCTCAGGAGCATCCGATCCTGGTGGATAAATATATCCCGGGTAAGGAAATCGAGGTGGATGCGGTTTGTGATGGGGAGGATATTCTGATTCCCGGCATTATGGAGCACATGGAAAGGGCCGGCGTGCACTCCGGTGACAGCATCTCCATATACCCGGCTCAGAGCATCAGCGAAGCGGTAAAGGAAAAGCTGGTGGAGTATACAAAAAGGCTTTCCAGAGCCCTTCACGTAAAGGGAATGATCAACATTCAGTTCATTGTAAGCGGGGAAGAGGTCTATGTCATTGAGGTGAATCCCAGGTCTTCCCGTACGGTGCCTTATATCAGCAAGGTGACCGGAGTCCCCATTGTTCCCTTAGCCACCAGGGTGATCTGCGGACACTCCATCAGGGAGCTGGGACATGAGCCGGGACTTTTGCCGGATGCAGATTATATTGCTGTAAAAATGCCGGTGTTTTCTTTTGAAAAGATCCGGGGGGCGGATGTAAGCCTTGGGCCGGAGATGAAATCCACCGGAGAGTGCCTGGGCATAGCAAAGACCTTTAATGAGGCTTTGTATAAAGCATTTGCAGGAGCCGGGATCAAACTTCCAAGACATAAGAACATGATCATAACTGTAAAGGATTCCGATAAAGAGGAGATGATTGACATTGCCGGAAGGTTTCAGGCCCAGGGTTATAAGATATTTTCCACATCTGGTACGGCCAAAGTACTGAACGAGCATGGGATAAAGGCCTTCATGGTGCGTAAGCTGGAACAGGAATCCCCAAACCTTCTGGATTTAATCCTTGGACATGAAATTGACCTGGTCATTGATACGCCGACCCAGGGAGCTGACAGAAGCAGGGACGGTTTTGTAATCCGCAGAAATGCCGTAGAAACCGGAGTAACGGTATTGACTTCCTTAGATACGGCAGCCGCTTTAGTCACAAGTATGGAAAACAGGGCAAAAGAATTAACGCTGATCGATATTGCAAGTATATCAATATAA
- a CDS encoding manganese catalase family protein, with product MWNYEKRLQFPVNIKETCPKTASLIISQFGGPDGELAASMRYLSQRYSMPCKEVGGLLTDIGTEELGHLEMVCAIIYQLTKNLSVEQAKTAGFDAYYIDHTTALWPTAAAGVPFNACEFQSKGDAITDLVEDLAAEQKARTTYDNLIRIIPNPDVREPLKFLRAREVVHFQRFGEALEKIKSNLNSKNFYYYNPEFDKQFVKNNMQ from the coding sequence ATGTGGAATTATGAAAAGAGATTGCAGTTCCCTGTAAATATCAAGGAAACCTGTCCGAAAACAGCTTCCCTGATCATCAGCCAGTTTGGCGGGCCGGATGGAGAGCTGGCAGCTTCCATGCGTTATCTTTCCCAAAGGTATTCCATGCCATGCAAGGAAGTTGGAGGTCTTTTGACAGATATTGGAACAGAAGAGCTTGGACATCTGGAAATGGTCTGCGCCATTATTTACCAGCTGACAAAAAACTTGTCTGTGGAACAGGCAAAAACAGCTGGATTTGATGCCTATTATATTGATCATACTACGGCTCTCTGGCCTACTGCAGCAGCCGGAGTACCCTTTAATGCCTGTGAATTCCAATCCAAAGGCGATGCAATTACCGATTTAGTGGAGGACCTGGCAGCAGAACAGAAGGCAAGAACCACCTATGACAACTTAATCCGCATCATACCGAATCCTGATGTGAGAGAACCACTGAAATTCCTTAGGGCAAGGGAAGTGGTGCACTTCCAGCGGTTTGGGGAAGCACTTGAAAAAATCAAATCCAACTTAAATTCGAAAAACTTCTATTATTATAACCCGGAGTTTGACAAACAATTTGTAAAAAATAATATGCAATAA
- a CDS encoding spore coat protein CotJB has protein sequence MADQKTLLKQITEISFTVNDLTLYLDTHPLDDNALTAFKQAMDQRKQLLKTYAENFEPLTINCVCPDTNNKTETQTKYAGQKHFTWTDGPLPWEGGTV, from the coding sequence ATGGCAGATCAAAAAACACTTTTAAAGCAGATCACGGAAATAAGCTTTACTGTTAATGATTTGACTCTGTATCTGGATACTCACCCATTGGATGATAATGCATTGACAGCCTTTAAGCAGGCCATGGATCAAAGAAAGCAGCTTTTAAAAACCTATGCGGAAAACTTTGAACCTCTCACCATAAATTGTGTCTGCCCTGATACCAACAATAAAACAGAAACCCAGACGAAATATGCGGGGCAAAAGCATTTTACCTGGACAGACGGCCCGCTGCCTTGGGAAGGAGGTACTGTATAA
- a CDS encoding spore coat associated protein CotJA, giving the protein MNSSDTSNGSSATPSKTVQLAIATVPMQPWEQPYDPQTALKHGTIFPSLNLPFYVTGGGQ; this is encoded by the coding sequence ATGAATTCAAGTGACACATCAAACGGAAGTTCTGCTACGCCTTCAAAAACGGTTCAGCTGGCTATCGCCACTGTTCCCATGCAGCCATGGGAACAGCCCTATGATCCTCAGACAGCTTTAAAACACGGAACCATATTCCCAAGCCTTAATCTTCCATTCTACGTAACAGGAGGTGGTCAATAA
- a CDS encoding NYN domain-containing protein yields the protein MSDKKFAVLIDSDNISAKYITCILDEMTRYGVITYKRIYGDWTSSQMGKWKMELLENSITPIQQFSNTVGKNATDSALIIDAMDLLYTDHVDGFCIVSSDSDFTRLASRLRESGKEVIGMGEDKTPKSFRAACTVFTNLEVLLDQDEEGTGGGAIGKEVIEQDITSIILENEDKNKATGLGEIGNRLVKKYSDFDVRNYGYSSLSKFLEEMGSFELKKSNNVVTVRMKDNRTRKQELDDYAVWLVKGSGKNGMELAALGNGMHRKFTDFKVKDYGYSTFSKFVHSIGQLEVRENKNNNKTVYLKKEE from the coding sequence TTGAGCGACAAGAAATTTGCAGTATTGATTGATTCGGATAATATCTCCGCAAAGTATATTACATGCATTCTGGATGAGATGACACGCTACGGCGTCATTACTTACAAAAGAATATACGGAGATTGGACAAGCTCCCAGATGGGAAAATGGAAAATGGAACTTCTTGAAAATTCAATCACTCCGATCCAGCAATTTTCCAATACCGTGGGAAAGAATGCGACCGATTCCGCCCTGATCATTGATGCTATGGATTTGCTTTATACGGACCATGTGGATGGATTCTGTATCGTATCCAGCGACAGCGATTTCACCCGGCTGGCCAGCAGGCTTCGAGAATCCGGCAAGGAAGTTATCGGAATGGGAGAGGATAAAACGCCCAAGTCCTTCCGGGCTGCCTGTACGGTTTTCACCAATCTGGAAGTACTTCTTGATCAGGATGAAGAAGGAACAGGAGGAGGAGCCATTGGAAAAGAAGTGATCGAACAGGATATCACTTCGATTATTTTAGAAAATGAAGATAAGAATAAGGCAACGGGCCTGGGAGAGATCGGCAACCGCCTTGTGAAAAAATACTCTGATTTTGACGTGAGAAACTACGGATACAGCTCCCTTTCCAAATTTTTAGAGGAAATGGGCAGCTTTGAGCTTAAAAAGTCCAACAATGTGGTGACTGTGCGGATGAAGGATAACCGCACCAGGAAACAGGAACTGGATGATTATGCAGTATGGCTGGTAAAGGGCAGCGGAAAGAACGGCATGGAGCTGGCGGCTCTGGGCAACGGCATGCACCGGAAGTTTACGGATTTCAAGGTAAAGGATTATGGATATTCCACCTTTTCTAAATTTGTCCACAGCATCGGACAATTAGAGGTCAGGGAAAATAAAAACAATAATAAGACCGTGTATCTGAAAAAAGAGGAATAA
- a CDS encoding YeiH family protein, with translation MLLMKKYAPGVLLSLLISVPSWFLGKAFPVIGGPVFAILIGMTMAPFVKGKDFFRPGVAFASKKVLQYAVILLGFSMNLATVLQKGREALPIILATITTSLVIAYLLSRKLRLPGKTSILIGVGSSICGGSAIAATAPVIDADDSEIAQSISVIFLFNIIAALLFPALGAALGLSNEGFGLFAGTAINDTSSVTAAASAWDGIYGSNTLETATIVKLTRTLAIIPITLFLACYRTGKEKKTSGRSVTIQKVFPSFVLFFLLASIITTAFPIPAGVTGSLKELSKLFIILAMGAIGTNTDLIRLIRTGKKPLFLGFCCWLGISAVSLILQILLGIW, from the coding sequence ATTTTACTTATGAAAAAATACGCCCCAGGTGTTCTTCTCAGCCTATTAATTTCCGTACCCTCATGGTTTTTAGGAAAAGCCTTCCCGGTCATCGGCGGCCCTGTTTTTGCAATTCTCATTGGCATGACAATGGCGCCCTTTGTAAAAGGGAAAGATTTTTTCCGCCCGGGGGTGGCCTTTGCTTCTAAAAAAGTCCTGCAGTATGCCGTGATTCTCCTGGGTTTTTCCATGAATCTGGCCACAGTACTTCAAAAGGGCAGGGAAGCCCTTCCCATAATCCTGGCAACCATCACCACTTCCCTGGTAATTGCTTACCTGCTTTCCAGAAAATTAAGGCTTCCCGGCAAAACCTCTATATTAATCGGCGTTGGCTCATCCATTTGCGGCGGTTCTGCCATTGCTGCAACAGCACCTGTTATTGATGCCGATGACAGCGAAATTGCCCAGTCCATTTCGGTGATCTTTTTATTCAACATTATTGCAGCTTTGCTTTTCCCTGCTTTGGGCGCGGCTTTGGGACTTTCCAATGAAGGCTTTGGCCTTTTTGCCGGAACTGCCATTAACGATACCTCTTCTGTAACGGCAGCTGCTTCTGCCTGGGATGGCATATACGGCAGCAATACCCTGGAAACAGCCACCATAGTTAAACTGACCAGAACCCTGGCCATCATTCCCATCACCCTGTTTTTAGCATGTTACCGGACCGGAAAAGAAAAGAAAACTTCCGGACGCTCCGTAACCATTCAAAAAGTTTTTCCGTCCTTTGTACTCTTTTTCCTGCTGGCTTCTATCATCACTACGGCCTTTCCTATACCGGCAGGCGTTACCGGCTCCTTAAAAGAATTAAGCAAGCTTTTTATTATCCTGGCTATGGGAGCCATTGGTACCAATACAGATCTGATCCGGCTGATACGAACCGGGAAAAAGCCCCTTTTTTTAGGCTTCTGCTGCTGGCTTGGTATCTCAGCGGTAAGTCTGATTCTCCAAATACTACTGGGAATCTGGTAA
- a CDS encoding LysR substrate-binding domain-containing protein → MLDFRVDTFLAVCRYMNFTKAAGELHITQPAVSHHIHFLEEKYGVRLFEYNGKKVSLTEAGNVFLSAAVTMKADELHLKKMMEQQSGKGRRLVFGATMTIGEYVMPEALVRFLGVYPGTAVQMAVGDTRELLAKLNNGEIEFALVEGFFQKKEYDFLVFASEPFVAVCAPGYEFHQAVRKLEDLLPERIFIREPGSGTRYVFERYLEGKNLLLQDFPDLMEISNIGAMKHLVARGQGITFLYEAAVKEELNKGTLKKIQLEDFHLIHDFTFIWRKGSIFEPYFQELFHILHGD, encoded by the coding sequence ATGCTGGATTTCAGAGTCGATACATTTCTTGCAGTTTGCCGTTATATGAACTTCACAAAGGCAGCCGGCGAGCTTCACATCACCCAGCCTGCCGTATCCCACCACATTCATTTCCTGGAGGAGAAGTATGGGGTCAGGCTGTTTGAATATAACGGGAAAAAGGTAAGCCTGACGGAGGCGGGAAACGTTTTTCTATCTGCCGCAGTCACCATGAAGGCGGATGAGCTGCACTTAAAGAAAATGATGGAGCAGCAGTCAGGGAAAGGCAGAAGGCTGGTATTTGGTGCTACCATGACCATCGGAGAGTATGTGATGCCTGAAGCACTGGTGCGGTTCCTTGGTGTTTATCCTGGGACAGCGGTTCAAATGGCAGTTGGAGATACCAGGGAGCTGCTTGCTAAGCTTAACAACGGAGAGATTGAGTTTGCATTGGTGGAGGGTTTTTTTCAGAAAAAGGAGTATGATTTCCTGGTCTTTGCTTCGGAACCATTTGTAGCCGTCTGCGCACCTGGCTATGAATTTCATCAGGCTGTGAGAAAGCTGGAGGATCTTCTGCCGGAACGGATCTTTATCCGGGAGCCTGGCTCAGGTACCAGGTATGTTTTTGAACGCTATTTAGAGGGGAAGAATTTGTTGCTTCAAGATTTTCCTGATTTAATGGAAATCAGCAACATCGGCGCCATGAAGCATTTGGTGGCAAGAGGTCAGGGGATCACCTTTCTTTATGAAGCAGCGGTAAAAGAGGAACTTAACAAGGGAACGTTAAAAAAAATCCAATTAGAAGACTTTCATCTGATCCATGATTTTACGTTTATCTGGAGGAAGGGAAGTATTTTTGAACCTTATTTCCAGGAGCTGTTTCATATTCTTCATGGAGATTAA
- a CDS encoding uroporphyrinogen decarboxylase family protein: MTKRERVLAAIHGKEVDYVPTGFSLHFPENQAKGEKGVESHLEFFRQTDTDIIKIMNENLVPDAGEIRTPEDWNKIPHYSLNDPFMKSQIEMVRSIMEKADPDAFSLGTLHGICASAIHPIEVRYGYEGVRELFCTHIRENKQPVLEAFKRIADGMCQLAAKYKELGLDGIYYAALGGEKHYFTDEEFSEMIEPFDKEILKASKEAGCINFLHMCKNNLNMKRYESYNSLADVVNWGIYETDFSLEEGRRLFPGTAVMGGLANRSGVMVEGTMDELKAEAKKVIRDYGKTSFILGADCTLPTEIPYDRIRAIAEAARER, translated from the coding sequence ATGACAAAAAGAGAGCGGGTATTGGCAGCGATTCATGGGAAGGAGGTGGATTATGTACCCACCGGATTTTCGTTACACTTTCCGGAAAACCAGGCGAAGGGTGAGAAAGGGGTAGAGTCTCATCTTGAATTTTTTCGTCAGACAGATACGGATATTATCAAGATTATGAATGAAAATCTGGTTCCGGATGCAGGGGAAATCAGGACTCCGGAGGACTGGAATAAAATACCTCATTATTCCTTGAATGATCCCTTCATGAAAAGCCAGATTGAAATGGTAAGGAGCATCATGGAAAAGGCAGATCCTGATGCATTCTCCCTGGGCACACTTCACGGAATTTGCGCTTCCGCCATTCATCCCATTGAAGTACGTTATGGCTATGAGGGCGTTAGAGAATTATTCTGTACCCATATCAGGGAGAATAAGCAGCCGGTTCTGGAGGCATTTAAGAGGATTGCAGATGGAATGTGCCAGCTGGCAGCAAAATATAAGGAGCTGGGCCTGGATGGAATTTATTACGCAGCATTAGGCGGAGAAAAGCATTACTTTACGGATGAAGAATTTTCAGAAATGATAGAGCCTTTTGACAAGGAGATATTAAAGGCTTCCAAAGAAGCCGGATGTATCAATTTCCTGCATATGTGCAAAAATAACTTGAATATGAAGAGATATGAATCCTACAACAGCCTGGCTGATGTGGTGAACTGGGGAATTTATGAAACGGATTTCAGCCTTGAAGAGGGGAGACGGCTGTTCCCGGGTACGGCGGTTATGGGCGGACTTGCCAACAGAAGCGGTGTTATGGTAGAGGGGACTATGGATGAGCTGAAAGCCGAAGCAAAGAAGGTAATTCGTGATTATGGGAAAACATCATTCATCCTTGGTGCTGACTGCACACTTCCCACAGAGATTCCTTATGACAGGATCCGGGCGATTGCAGAAGCGGCAAGAGAGAGGTAA
- a CDS encoding ABC transporter substrate-binding protein, with translation MKRTVAILMAAAMTAGMIAGCGGNNGSSESTAATAGSSTQPADKEKGAAADKTVYPAGTITIYGTGQPQYLQEYYDAWLADHKEIAPDVKIEIVQTEGHAQSREKITMTALSGAEDDLPDATYLDPVNIMDLSQAGILKDETEFLKPYMDKMVEGAANDATLNGKIYGLPESVRPNVLFYNKDIFEKYGVDPAMMETFDGYVEAGRLLKEKSSGEVYLSYISPGSKTWRYWGRRGLMPQANARIWDENGGIVIGEDEGTKLALGTLDTLYSEGLLLKSEIMEPALYDAINGQKVATFYIGAFWDEFMRKNCQTTAGQWRVMSSPVFENIGKAGAPVSSYFCIVNKGDNVYAGLLEQMWKDFTFDTQSRNTWVKSMESQNAPYANPISLEMLQDDFWKEPSSFYGGMSFRETEGKCLENGAVNLVVTPQDAEADGIISAELENYVAGNQTMDQAIANMDKNLKAKIGKAEIAK, from the coding sequence ATGAAAAGAACAGTAGCAATTCTAATGGCAGCAGCGATGACAGCAGGCATGATCGCAGGCTGCGGAGGGAACAACGGCAGCTCAGAAAGTACAGCAGCAACTGCAGGCAGCAGTACCCAGCCGGCAGACAAAGAAAAGGGGGCGGCTGCGGATAAAACCGTATATCCGGCAGGCACCATCACCATCTACGGCACAGGACAGCCTCAGTATCTTCAGGAGTACTATGATGCCTGGCTGGCCGACCACAAAGAGATTGCACCGGATGTAAAGATTGAGATCGTGCAGACAGAGGGGCATGCACAGAGCCGCGAGAAAATCACCATGACTGCACTGTCGGGCGCAGAGGATGACCTTCCGGATGCTACATATTTAGACCCGGTGAATATCATGGATCTTTCTCAGGCAGGGATATTAAAGGATGAAACAGAGTTTTTAAAGCCCTATATGGACAAGATGGTGGAAGGCGCAGCCAATGATGCCACCTTAAACGGCAAGATTTACGGACTTCCGGAATCGGTGCGTCCCAATGTGTTATTCTATAACAAGGACATTTTTGAAAAGTATGGTGTAGATCCGGCTATGATGGAGACCTTTGACGGTTATGTGGAAGCAGGCCGCCTGTTAAAGGAAAAGAGCAGCGGCGAGGTGTATTTGTCTTACATCAGCCCCGGCAGCAAGACCTGGAGGTACTGGGGGAGAAGAGGTCTTATGCCCCAGGCCAATGCAAGAATCTGGGATGAAAACGGCGGTATTGTCATAGGAGAGGATGAAGGGACGAAGCTGGCTTTGGGTACGCTGGATACCTTATATTCGGAAGGCCTGCTGTTAAAATCTGAAATCATGGAGCCTGCATTATATGATGCAATCAACGGACAGAAAGTGGCTACCTTCTATATCGGTGCTTTCTGGGATGAGTTTATGAGAAAGAACTGCCAGACGACCGCAGGACAGTGGAGGGTTATGTCATCTCCCGTGTTTGAAAACATAGGCAAGGCGGGAGCTCCGGTATCCTCCTATTTCTGTATCGTTAACAAGGGGGATAATGTATATGCCGGACTTCTGGAACAGATGTGGAAGGATTTCACCTTTGACACTCAGTCCAGGAATACCTGGGTAAAATCCATGGAGTCCCAGAATGCTCCCTATGCCAACCCTATTTCCCTGGAAATGCTTCAGGATGATTTCTGGAAAGAACCTTCCAGTTTCTATGGCGGCATGTCTTTCCGTGAAACGGAGGGCAAGTGTCTGGAAAACGGTGCAGTCAATCTGGTTGTCACTCCCCAGGATGCAGAGGCAGACGGAATAATTTCGGCAGAGCTTGAAAATTACGTGGCAGGTAATCAGACTATGGATCAGGCCATTGCCAATATGGATAAGAATTTAAAGGCAAAAATCGGCAAGGCAGAAATTGCCAAGTAG
- a CDS encoding carbohydrate ABC transporter permease: MLKTWNKYKAPYLFILPFFLLFLVFQLIPSLWTIAISLTNWKGIGTPEFCGMDNYKKLVIDNMFWEALRNTVVYWITGLVFILALSVLIASLLNSDMLRGRAFFRTVTFLPNICAAIAMGLIFRMLFDENAGLINELMVFVGFEKVPWLTSTRYSRIPVIMLNVWRNTPWFTMIVFSGLLNISRDYYEAATVDGANRWKQFCYITLPSLGNILFFCSITLTVDSWKLFNESYILPGPGTSNTSLFQYMYESGFNIFNMGYASAIGVILIVILAVLSMVQMIVKKRQGEW; this comes from the coding sequence ATGCTTAAAACATGGAATAAATACAAAGCTCCCTATTTGTTCATATTGCCGTTTTTTCTGCTGTTTCTTGTATTCCAGCTGATTCCTTCCCTCTGGACCATTGCCATCAGCCTTACAAACTGGAAAGGAATCGGGACCCCGGAGTTTTGCGGGATGGACAACTATAAAAAGCTGGTGATTGATAATATGTTCTGGGAGGCTTTAAGGAATACCGTTGTATACTGGATTACAGGCCTTGTATTCATACTGGCGCTTTCAGTACTCATTGCAAGCCTGTTAAATTCCGACATGCTGAGAGGAAGGGCGTTTTTCAGGACAGTTACATTCCTGCCGAACATTTGTGCAGCCATTGCCATGGGGTTGATTTTTCGAATGCTTTTTGATGAAAATGCAGGCTTGATCAATGAACTAATGGTTTTCGTTGGATTTGAAAAAGTCCCCTGGCTCACCAGTACCAGGTATTCCAGAATTCCGGTTATTATGCTGAATGTGTGGAGGAATACTCCCTGGTTTACCATGATTGTATTTTCCGGTCTGTTAAACATATCCAGGGATTACTATGAAGCAGCTACGGTAGATGGGGCCAACAGGTGGAAACAGTTTTGTTATATTACCCTTCCCTCCCTGGGCAATATTCTGTTTTTCTGCTCCATTACCCTTACGGTGGACAGCTGGAAGCTTTTTAATGAATCCTATATTTTGCCTGGGCCGGGAACGTCCAATACCTCCTTGTTCCAGTATATGTATGAATCAGGATTTAATATTTTTAATATGGGCTATGCATCTGCCATCGGTGTGATACTGATTGTGATACTGGCTGTTTTGTCTATGGTACAGATGATCGTGAAAAAAAGACAGGGTGAATGGTAG